One region of Sulfuriroseicoccus oceanibius genomic DNA includes:
- a CDS encoding MEKHLA domain-containing protein, whose product MTATPSSANQFHTNHIQNLVRSFKELTGRDLIDPSLSPEEAARWLFEEAPFMVASHDGGGDPVLTYGNRTALELFEMTWDEFTSTPSRFTAEPPNRDERAELLRQVTENGFIDNYSGIRISKTGRRFRIQRATVWNVTDTNGNPAGQAATFSNWEWL is encoded by the coding sequence ATGACCGCCACCCCGTCCTCCGCCAACCAGTTTCACACCAACCACATCCAAAACCTCGTACGTTCGTTCAAGGAACTCACCGGTCGCGATCTGATCGACCCTTCACTCTCGCCCGAAGAAGCCGCCCGTTGGTTGTTTGAAGAAGCTCCGTTCATGGTCGCCTCTCACGACGGCGGCGGCGACCCCGTCCTCACCTACGGCAACCGCACGGCGCTCGAGCTCTTCGAGATGACCTGGGACGAGTTTACCTCCACGCCCTCCCGCTTTACCGCCGAGCCCCCCAACCGCGACGAACGCGCAGAACTTCTCCGCCAAGTCACCGAGAATGGGTTCATCGACAACTACTCCGGCATCCGCATCTCCAAGACCGGCCGCCGATTCCGCATCCAGCGTGCTACCGTCTGGAACGTAACCGACACCAACGGCAACCCCGCCGGCCAGGCCGCCACATTCTCCAACTGGGAGTGGCTGTAG
- a CDS encoding c-type cytochrome gives MRSIGVADGRLVGEDEHMSVAESPAYKQFCSSCHMPEGQGVPKLFPPLAGSQWLQLSDETLIKMQLHGINGPMIVNGEPYRNVMPANAATMSDEQVAEALTYVVKKWGTDPAREISVDAVAATRAKYAGRKEMWNVETLGELPPEQMEYLALKQSNPTEAAKVTESEGSSGFTWILIGVIVLVLIGVAIGTLMGRGK, from the coding sequence ATGCGTTCGATTGGGGTTGCCGATGGGCGTTTGGTTGGCGAGGATGAGCACATGTCTGTTGCCGAGTCCCCAGCTTACAAACAGTTCTGTAGTTCGTGTCACATGCCCGAGGGGCAGGGTGTCCCCAAGTTGTTCCCACCGTTGGCTGGGTCGCAATGGTTGCAGTTGTCGGACGAGACGCTGATCAAGATGCAGCTGCATGGGATCAACGGTCCGATGATCGTGAACGGTGAACCCTACCGCAACGTGATGCCTGCCAACGCGGCGACCATGAGCGACGAGCAAGTTGCCGAGGCGCTGACGTACGTGGTGAAGAAGTGGGGCACGGATCCGGCGCGGGAAATTTCAGTCGATGCGGTGGCAGCGACGCGGGCGAAGTACGCCGGGCGCAAGGAAATGTGGAATGTGGAAACGTTGGGAGAACTGCCACCGGAGCAGATGGAGTATTTGGCGCTGAAACAAAGCAACCCGACGGAAGCCGCCAAGGTGACCGAGTCCGAAGGGAGCAGCGGCTTCACTTGGATCTTGATTGGTGTGATCGTGTTGGTGCTCATCGGGGTGGCAATCGGGACGTTGATGGGGAGGGGGAAGTAG
- a CDS encoding (deoxy)nucleoside triphosphate pyrophosphohydrolase, with protein sequence MSDSGISVMDVVCAVLVDARQRLLVAQRPLDKSLGGRWEFPGGKVDAGETLAQAMVRELDEELGTDVVVDEAGSAKFLPVDHKSEDGRWLIRLHPMVCELAAGAPEPVALEHLAIDWVALADDAALDAIDWAPGDRRILAQVREWWDR encoded by the coding sequence ATGAGCGACTCGGGAATCTCGGTAATGGATGTGGTGTGTGCGGTGTTAGTGGATGCGCGCCAGCGCTTGCTTGTGGCGCAGCGTCCGCTGGACAAATCGCTCGGCGGGCGATGGGAGTTTCCGGGAGGAAAAGTGGATGCGGGCGAGACTTTGGCGCAGGCGATGGTGCGTGAGTTAGATGAGGAACTGGGCACCGATGTGGTGGTGGATGAGGCGGGGAGCGCGAAGTTTCTGCCGGTGGACCACAAATCCGAGGACGGGAGGTGGTTGATCCGTTTGCACCCGATGGTTTGTGAGCTGGCCGCTGGTGCGCCGGAGCCGGTTGCACTCGAGCATCTGGCGATCGATTGGGTGGCGCTGGCTGATGACGCGGCACTTGATGCGATCGATTGGGCGCCGGGGGACCGCCGGATCCTGGCGCAGGTGCGCGAGTGGTGGGATCGGTAG
- a CDS encoding TlpA disulfide reductase family protein, giving the protein MNVLRIATLATTCWIGGLTTLATLPQAVAEEAAAPIQILDEGLPPHWLQGDPVAAMEQDHLYIFEFWATWCGPCIAQMPHLEELYQATKDDQSVSLIGINVFDNTEVDKLKNFIKKQGVTYPVAADGSRKGNVAKKWLGPLGVTGIPHAIAVRNHEILWRGHPSKLNLDLITELKDPSRDAAALEAARLKKQADDKAAERAHFEKLGQIQGASPDQVQSLADSMVAGDHRGPDDIRGFRSAAFNTLFHAGQHVAAQQELAKLADEAPDDAISMIRIGTIIVTTDELENKDLELAVRCLERNIELNPDNASVAYQRITDAKLQMGDRDGAIEAAKLAVEHSRQGKALNAHLDALK; this is encoded by the coding sequence ATGAACGTACTACGCATCGCAACGCTGGCCACCACCTGTTGGATCGGCGGGCTCACGACACTCGCCACCCTGCCGCAAGCCGTGGCAGAAGAAGCCGCCGCCCCGATTCAAATCCTCGACGAGGGCCTGCCTCCACACTGGCTGCAGGGCGATCCAGTCGCGGCGATGGAGCAGGACCATCTCTATATTTTCGAATTCTGGGCCACCTGGTGCGGCCCGTGCATCGCCCAGATGCCACACCTCGAGGAGCTCTATCAGGCGACCAAAGACGACCAATCCGTCAGCCTGATCGGGATCAATGTCTTCGACAACACAGAGGTCGACAAGCTGAAGAACTTCATCAAAAAGCAGGGCGTCACCTACCCTGTCGCCGCGGATGGATCGCGCAAAGGCAACGTCGCCAAAAAGTGGCTCGGCCCACTGGGCGTGACCGGAATCCCACACGCAATCGCCGTGCGTAACCACGAGATCCTCTGGCGCGGCCACCCGTCCAAGCTCAACCTCGACCTGATCACGGAGCTCAAAGATCCAAGCCGCGACGCGGCAGCTCTCGAGGCGGCCCGATTGAAAAAACAGGCCGACGACAAAGCCGCCGAACGAGCACACTTCGAGAAGCTGGGCCAGATCCAAGGTGCTTCGCCAGATCAGGTTCAATCCCTCGCCGACTCCATGGTCGCTGGCGACCACCGCGGACCGGACGACATCCGTGGATTCCGCTCGGCCGCGTTCAACACACTCTTCCACGCGGGACAACATGTAGCCGCCCAACAAGAGCTCGCCAAATTGGCCGATGAAGCACCAGACGACGCGATCTCGATGATCCGCATCGGCACCATCATCGTCACCACCGATGAACTGGAAAACAAAGACCTGGAACTCGCTGTCCGCTGCCTCGAACGCAATATCGAACTCAACCCGGACAACGCCAGCGTCGCCTACCAGCGCATCACCGACGCCAAACTTCAAATGGGTGACCGCGACGGCGCCATCGAAGCAGCCAAGCTCGCCGTCGAACACAGCCGCCAAGGCAAGGCGCTCAACGCCCACCTCGACGCGCTCAAGTAG
- a CDS encoding tetratricopeptide repeat protein, whose product MKYLLTATAITSLVATPLLAGKMNPVPQPTDNTKQEQATQKPEKWLPGHTLDFAELPTEWLQGNAPTEFEKDTVYLIDLWKTPGKGPRSYNFFRKKPGYFGYELLERMERLGNRPDNIQLLTIAVNETSSPERVKKFLTLPVFQCDHPVANDGPSGTIYSNWLAPLGFRSFPHTLIVKNGVLLWSGDGTTIPESLVTQASRPEFDLDAYQAARKDDAELFKTMRKTTDAIWKASEGGASLEELNAMISKEEERLGHDPFMFMQLQELRFGLCLEHKDPAGALAAMNDAAHKFPDSSFIQGRVFKYLITKEELKPDSYPTIIHCMERQALLRDSEYASHCWVVIGDIYREMGKMDEATAAYEKGVALSSVQRRLETLQAGKPLPIAD is encoded by the coding sequence ATGAAATACCTTCTCACCGCCACCGCGATCACTTCACTGGTCGCCACCCCGCTGCTCGCAGGCAAGATGAACCCGGTCCCCCAACCGACCGACAACACCAAGCAAGAGCAAGCCACCCAGAAACCGGAAAAATGGCTCCCCGGCCACACTCTCGATTTCGCCGAACTCCCCACCGAATGGCTCCAGGGCAACGCCCCGACCGAATTCGAAAAGGACACGGTCTATTTGATCGACCTCTGGAAAACCCCGGGCAAAGGACCCCGCTCGTACAACTTCTTCCGCAAGAAGCCCGGCTATTTCGGTTACGAACTTCTCGAGCGGATGGAACGGCTCGGCAACCGTCCCGACAACATTCAGCTGCTCACCATCGCGGTGAACGAAACGTCATCGCCGGAGCGCGTGAAAAAGTTCCTCACCCTGCCCGTCTTCCAATGTGACCACCCGGTAGCCAACGACGGCCCCTCCGGCACGATCTACTCCAATTGGCTCGCGCCACTCGGCTTCCGCAGCTTCCCCCACACACTCATCGTGAAAAACGGCGTGCTGCTGTGGTCCGGCGATGGCACCACCATTCCGGAAAGCCTGGTGACACAGGCCAGCCGCCCCGAATTCGACCTCGACGCCTATCAAGCGGCCCGCAAGGACGACGCCGAGCTCTTCAAGACCATGCGCAAAACCACCGACGCCATCTGGAAAGCCTCGGAAGGCGGTGCATCATTGGAGGAGCTCAACGCCATGATCAGTAAGGAGGAAGAACGACTTGGCCACGATCCTTTCATGTTCATGCAATTGCAGGAACTGCGCTTCGGCCTGTGCCTGGAGCACAAAGATCCCGCAGGCGCGCTCGCCGCCATGAACGATGCCGCGCACAAGTTCCCCGATAGCAGCTTCATCCAGGGCCGCGTCTTCAAATACCTCATCACCAAAGAGGAGCTGAAGCCCGACTCCTACCCGACCATCATTCACTGCATGGAGCGCCAGGCGCTTCTCAGGGATTCGGAGTACGCCTCCCACTGCTGGGTCGTCATCGGCGACATCTACCGCGAAATGGGCAAGATGGATGAAGCCACCGCCGCCTACGAAAAGGGCGTCGCTCTTTCCTCCGTCCAGCGCCGACTCGAGACCCTTCAGGCTGGCAAGCCCCTGCCAATCGCGGACTAA
- a CDS encoding VOC family protein encodes MQPLAVHFLLKAADMQRAVSFYQNILGFYPLVSNEQWSELGYRDVTIWIKMGNGDVPSRSGLTIQYDDLDHVYELCLVAGAEGLEAPSLIEKHAMKTARIRDPEGNEITLIERLPKEDDGTNLPATKTKKIHRKSGG; translated from the coding sequence ATGCAGCCACTTGCCGTCCATTTCCTGCTCAAGGCCGCCGACATGCAGCGTGCGGTCTCGTTCTACCAGAACATTCTGGGGTTCTATCCTCTGGTGAGTAACGAGCAGTGGTCGGAGCTCGGCTACCGCGACGTCACCATTTGGATCAAAATGGGCAACGGAGACGTCCCCTCCCGGTCCGGACTGACAATTCAATACGACGACTTGGACCACGTCTACGAGCTGTGCTTGGTCGCCGGCGCCGAAGGGCTCGAAGCCCCGTCGCTGATCGAAAAGCACGCGATGAAGACCGCTCGCATCCGCGACCCGGAAGGCAACGAAATCACTCTCATCGAGCGCCTCCCCAAAGAGGACGATGGGACGAATCTTCCCGCCACCAAGACAAAAAAAATCCACCGGAAATCCGGTGGATAA
- the nadB gene encoding L-aspartate oxidase yields MDYDFVIVGSGIAGLSAALKAADHGRVLVLTKRMPELSNTAWAQGGIACVMGDDDSFDEHVADTLNAGAGLCDEAVVRTMVEEGPARINELIEWGVEFDKSGEFSGAAEAEESHSSYDLGREGGHTKRRVLHHRDSTGKEMIEKLLAAVNADERIDVLPNHFAIDLITTGKLGFVTRDEVVGLYVLDEDSGEVKTMRCQNVILCTGGCGKVYLYTTNPDTATGDGVAMAWRAGATIANMEFMQFHPTCLYHHEVKSFLISEAVRGEGAVLVGQDGKEFMHKYDERGSLAPRDIVARAIDSEIKRTGGPCVYLDCTAKSREFWAERFPLIFETCQSIGIDMSKQPVPVVPAAHYSCGGVETDINGRSSLPGLYAVGEVANTGLHGANRLASNSLLEGVVVSHRAIDDIVKSRAEGVARTEVEIPEWESGDAVELDELVVIYHNWDEIRRCMGDYVSIVRTGKRLKRAATRLRNLAAEVQEYYWGHTVTTDLLELRNLVTTAALIVDSAQQRKESRGLHYTLDYPERDENECHPTRLRRS; encoded by the coding sequence ATGGACTACGACTTTGTGATCGTCGGATCGGGGATTGCCGGATTGAGTGCTGCGCTGAAGGCGGCGGACCATGGCCGCGTGCTGGTGCTGACCAAGCGGATGCCCGAGCTGTCGAATACAGCCTGGGCGCAGGGCGGGATTGCTTGCGTAATGGGGGATGATGATTCGTTCGACGAGCACGTGGCCGACACCTTGAATGCGGGGGCTGGCTTGTGTGACGAGGCGGTGGTGCGGACGATGGTGGAAGAAGGGCCGGCACGGATCAACGAGCTGATCGAGTGGGGAGTGGAGTTTGATAAGTCGGGCGAGTTCAGTGGAGCGGCGGAAGCTGAGGAGAGTCACTCGAGTTACGACCTCGGGCGGGAAGGAGGGCACACCAAGCGCCGTGTGTTGCACCACCGGGATTCGACCGGCAAGGAGATGATCGAGAAGTTGCTCGCTGCGGTGAACGCGGACGAGCGCATCGATGTGTTGCCGAATCATTTTGCGATCGATTTGATCACCACAGGCAAGCTGGGCTTTGTCACCCGCGATGAGGTGGTCGGGCTCTACGTGCTGGACGAGGACAGCGGTGAGGTGAAGACGATGCGCTGCCAGAATGTGATCCTTTGCACCGGCGGCTGCGGCAAGGTCTATCTTTATACGACGAACCCGGACACAGCGACCGGTGACGGGGTGGCGATGGCGTGGCGTGCGGGGGCAACGATTGCCAACATGGAGTTCATGCAGTTCCACCCGACCTGTCTTTACCACCACGAGGTGAAGTCGTTTTTGATTTCGGAGGCGGTGCGCGGTGAAGGTGCGGTGCTCGTGGGGCAGGACGGTAAAGAGTTCATGCACAAGTATGACGAGCGCGGGTCGCTGGCGCCGCGTGACATCGTGGCGCGTGCGATCGACAGCGAGATCAAGCGCACCGGTGGGCCGTGTGTGTATTTGGATTGCACGGCCAAGAGCCGCGAGTTCTGGGCCGAGCGCTTTCCTTTGATCTTCGAGACCTGCCAGAGCATTGGGATTGATATGTCCAAGCAACCGGTGCCGGTGGTGCCTGCCGCGCACTACAGCTGTGGTGGGGTGGAAACCGATATCAATGGTCGTTCGTCGCTGCCGGGCTTGTACGCCGTGGGCGAAGTGGCCAATACCGGGCTGCACGGTGCCAACCGTTTGGCGAGCAATTCATTGCTCGAGGGGGTGGTGGTCTCGCACCGTGCGATCGATGATATTGTGAAATCGCGTGCCGAAGGTGTGGCGCGGACTGAGGTGGAGATCCCGGAATGGGAGAGTGGTGACGCGGTCGAGCTCGATGAGTTGGTGGTGATTTACCACAACTGGGATGAAATCCGCCGCTGCATGGGGGATTACGTGAGCATTGTGCGTACCGGCAAGCGTCTCAAGCGTGCGGCCACGCGGTTGCGGAATTTGGCTGCCGAGGTGCAGGAGTACTACTGGGGGCACACCGTGACGACTGACCTGCTCGAGCTGCGCAACCTGGTGACGACTGCGGCGTTGATTGTGGATTCGGCCCAACAGCGCAAAGAAAGCCGTGGCTTGCACTACACGCTCGATTATCCCGAGCGCGACGAGAACGAGTGTCATCCTACGCGGTTGCGCCGGTCGTGA
- a CDS encoding GDSL-type esterase/lipase family protein, protein MHRFFLLITLILGTLAPSFAKPTTKVACVGDSITFGATIVDRERLSYPAQLAARLGNAYEVRNFGVSARTILSKGDRPYIATQQYQAALQWKPDAVILMLGTNDSKPHNWKHRDEFLHDATSLIESFQQLPSSPRVLVCVPPPVFKEGVIRNAPIRDHIRPALHQAAITTGAEIIDFTPFLIEHARHFPDAVHPTALGAEVLAQRLSMILRTPRVPVLGFEGLGERLKQGHFHGHPMVEFEADGVPARIVRPRRPAAGYPWIWRARFWNHEPQFDRAMLELGWHIAYIDVSHLYGSQKAIDRWNKFHNLLTSQGLSNKPIIEAMSRGGLIAHNWAAANPTKVAGIYADNPVMDIKSWPLGMPGAGSPKDIPRLIDAYNFTSKEDALAWNQNPVDQIHTLASARVPAFYVVGSQDKVVPTAANAERAISAYLQAGAPVEVIRKPQAGHHPHSLVDPTPLVHWALRCAGTPMNPAAAPTPGAEFRGRSAGWGSGTWWDQFERINQLSSQHQDLELVFLGDSITQSWTGSHHRLATADGNRAIDRTFGKHWKTASFGISGDRTEHLLYRVQHGNFDHISPKVIVLTIGVNNLNIGKHTPAQVADGIKATVNALRTKCPRSHILVLGPLPSGRAPDAPRRTDIRTIHHMIAPLGAHPQVTYKNISNTFILADGTLNPELFTSDFIHLKPAGYDAWAKAIKDDIQRLMR, encoded by the coding sequence ATGCATCGGTTCTTCCTCCTCATCACCCTGATCCTCGGCACGCTCGCCCCATCATTCGCCAAGCCCACCACCAAAGTCGCCTGCGTCGGAGACTCGATCACCTTTGGAGCCACCATCGTCGATCGCGAGCGGCTCAGCTATCCGGCACAACTCGCCGCACGCCTTGGCAATGCCTACGAAGTACGCAACTTCGGCGTCAGCGCCAGAACCATACTCAGCAAAGGCGACCGCCCCTACATTGCCACCCAGCAATACCAAGCGGCCCTCCAGTGGAAACCGGACGCGGTAATCCTCATGCTCGGCACCAACGACAGCAAACCACACAACTGGAAACACCGTGACGAGTTCCTCCACGACGCCACCTCTCTGATTGAAAGCTTCCAGCAGCTCCCCAGCTCACCGCGCGTCCTGGTTTGTGTTCCTCCGCCGGTCTTTAAAGAGGGAGTCATCCGCAACGCTCCGATCCGTGATCACATCCGCCCGGCCCTCCATCAAGCAGCAATCACCACCGGTGCCGAGATCATTGATTTCACGCCATTTCTCATCGAGCACGCCCGCCACTTCCCCGATGCCGTTCACCCCACAGCGCTCGGCGCGGAAGTTCTAGCACAGCGCCTCTCCATGATCCTCCGCACCCCGCGGGTACCGGTGCTTGGCTTCGAAGGACTCGGAGAGCGGCTCAAACAAGGGCACTTCCACGGCCACCCCATGGTTGAATTCGAAGCCGATGGCGTCCCCGCCCGAATCGTGCGCCCACGCCGTCCGGCCGCCGGTTATCCGTGGATCTGGCGTGCCCGCTTCTGGAACCATGAGCCGCAGTTCGACCGCGCCATGCTCGAGCTCGGGTGGCACATCGCCTACATCGACGTCAGCCACCTGTACGGATCGCAAAAGGCCATCGATCGATGGAACAAATTCCACAATTTGCTCACCAGCCAAGGGCTCTCCAACAAACCCATCATCGAAGCCATGAGCCGCGGCGGGTTGATCGCCCACAACTGGGCCGCCGCCAACCCGACAAAGGTCGCCGGCATCTACGCCGACAACCCGGTGATGGACATCAAGAGCTGGCCCCTCGGCATGCCGGGCGCCGGATCGCCCAAGGACATTCCCCGCCTGATCGATGCCTATAACTTCACGTCAAAAGAGGACGCTCTCGCCTGGAACCAGAACCCCGTCGATCAGATCCACACCTTGGCATCCGCCCGCGTCCCAGCATTCTACGTCGTAGGATCACAAGACAAGGTCGTCCCGACCGCAGCCAACGCGGAGCGCGCCATCAGCGCCTACCTGCAGGCTGGGGCGCCCGTTGAAGTCATCCGCAAACCACAAGCCGGCCACCATCCACACTCGTTGGTAGACCCCACGCCACTCGTACATTGGGCTCTGCGCTGTGCCGGCACCCCGATGAACCCGGCAGCCGCCCCAACCCCTGGCGCTGAGTTCCGCGGACGATCCGCCGGCTGGGGCAGTGGCACCTGGTGGGATCAGTTCGAGCGCATCAACCAACTCAGCTCCCAACATCAGGATCTCGAACTCGTCTTCCTCGGCGACTCCATCACACAGTCGTGGACCGGCTCACACCACCGCCTCGCCACCGCCGACGGAAATCGCGCCATCGACCGCACCTTCGGCAAACACTGGAAAACCGCATCGTTCGGCATCTCCGGCGACCGCACCGAGCACCTGCTCTACAGGGTTCAGCACGGCAACTTCGACCACATCAGCCCCAAAGTCATCGTCCTCACCATCGGTGTAAATAACCTCAACATAGGAAAACACACACCCGCTCAAGTCGCCGACGGCATCAAAGCCACCGTCAACGCACTCCGGACCAAGTGCCCAAGATCCCACATCCTCGTCCTCGGTCCGCTCCCATCAGGCCGTGCCCCAGACGCCCCTCGACGCACCGACATCCGGACAATCCATCACATGATCGCACCACTCGGCGCGCATCCCCAAGTCACCTACAAGAACATCAGCAACACCTTCATCCTCGCCGACGGCACACTGAACCCAGAACTCTTCACCAGTGACTTCATCCACCTCAAGCCCGCCGGCTACGACGCCTGGGCCAAAGCCATCAAAGACGACATCCAGCGCCTGATGCGGTAA
- a CDS encoding TIGR03862 family flavoprotein, whose protein sequence is MAQDFPSVQSTLSVAVIGGGPAGLRAAEVAAAGGARVTVYDAMPSVGRKFLVAGKSGLNLTNGEPMDGFLEKYSGPGLPRERWNALVRGFDNEALRQWAAGLGVETFVASSGKVFPVPVNGMIKAAPLLRRWLDRLREMGVEFATRHRWLGMDGAGRLRFEHQGQGLEVVADRVVLALGGGSWPRTGSTGGWVAVLRELGIEVNDLEPANCGWEMDWPQSVVEEAEGLPIKNAVFRAGEMERRGEVVLTRYGLEGGPIYRLGPALRGMGDAERVLTIDFKPDLSVEDLVEKMGAVKKNYVREARRRWKLDAATCALLKHLPDRGPWRSVEQLAREVKACRIPVGRPRPLEDAISSAGGVAWSELDESLMLRKLPGVYVAGEMVDWEAPTGGYLLQGCFASGTHVGRRVLEG, encoded by the coding sequence ATGGCGCAGGATTTTCCCTCAGTTCAGTCTACGTTATCGGTGGCCGTGATTGGTGGCGGGCCTGCCGGGTTGCGTGCTGCGGAGGTGGCGGCGGCGGGTGGTGCGAGGGTGACGGTCTATGATGCGATGCCGTCGGTGGGGCGGAAGTTTCTGGTGGCGGGAAAGAGTGGGCTCAATCTGACCAATGGTGAGCCGATGGATGGCTTTCTGGAAAAATACAGTGGTCCCGGATTGCCGAGGGAGCGCTGGAATGCGCTGGTGCGTGGATTCGACAACGAAGCACTGCGGCAGTGGGCGGCGGGACTAGGCGTGGAGACGTTCGTGGCGAGCAGCGGCAAGGTGTTTCCGGTGCCGGTCAATGGGATGATCAAAGCGGCGCCGTTGTTGCGTCGGTGGTTGGATCGGTTGCGGGAGATGGGGGTGGAGTTTGCGACGCGTCACCGCTGGCTGGGGATGGATGGGGCTGGGCGTTTGCGGTTCGAGCATCAAGGGCAAGGCTTGGAAGTGGTTGCGGACCGTGTGGTGTTGGCACTGGGTGGCGGATCGTGGCCGAGGACGGGATCGACCGGCGGCTGGGTCGCGGTTTTGCGTGAGTTGGGGATTGAGGTGAACGATTTGGAACCCGCGAACTGTGGCTGGGAGATGGATTGGCCTCAGTCGGTGGTGGAGGAAGCCGAGGGGCTGCCTATTAAGAACGCGGTATTCCGTGCCGGCGAGATGGAGCGACGGGGTGAAGTCGTGCTGACGCGATATGGATTGGAGGGCGGTCCGATCTATCGGCTCGGCCCGGCACTGCGGGGAATGGGTGATGCCGAGCGAGTGCTGACCATTGATTTCAAACCGGACCTCAGTGTCGAAGATCTGGTGGAGAAGATGGGCGCGGTGAAAAAGAACTACGTGCGGGAGGCGCGTCGGCGCTGGAAGCTTGATGCGGCGACCTGTGCGTTGCTCAAGCATTTGCCGGACCGCGGGCCATGGCGATCGGTCGAGCAGTTGGCTCGGGAGGTGAAGGCGTGCCGGATTCCGGTCGGGCGGCCGCGGCCGTTGGAGGACGCGATTTCCTCGGCGGGCGGGGTGGCGTGGAGCGAGTTGGATGAGTCGCTGATGTTACGCAAGCTGCCGGGCGTTTACGTGGCGGGTGAGATGGTCGACTGGGAAGCGCCAACCGGCGGGTATTTGCTGCAGGGATGTTTCGCCAGCGGCACGCATGTCGGGAGGCGGGTGCTGGAGGGGTAA
- a CDS encoding succinate dehydrogenase cytochrome b subunit produces the protein MSASLSPLAQAQRFYASSIGKKIVVAISGIVFLLFLPAHAIGNLLVFSGQEALNEYAHFLQTAGHGAMIWVFRLGLLTAFIVHIVSTIHLTRQNRAARSDRYAVKTPMRSTAASRTMMVSGLTILAFVVYHILHYTVRSFHGFADLPLDPHGNFDVYTMVILGFQNVASTIFYIVGISLLCFHLSHGVASVFQTLGLRSDRSKNLFQIVGKAYAVIIWLAFAVVPLSILFGFVTLDK, from the coding sequence ATGAGCGCCTCTCTTTCTCCACTCGCCCAAGCCCAGCGCTTCTACGCATCATCCATCGGTAAGAAAATCGTTGTCGCCATCAGCGGCATCGTGTTCTTGCTCTTCCTTCCCGCTCACGCCATCGGCAACCTTTTGGTGTTCTCGGGTCAGGAAGCTCTGAATGAATACGCGCACTTCCTGCAAACCGCCGGTCACGGTGCCATGATCTGGGTCTTCCGCCTCGGCCTTCTGACCGCCTTCATCGTGCACATCGTGTCAACGATCCACCTGACGCGCCAGAACCGCGCGGCCCGCAGTGATCGTTACGCGGTCAAGACGCCAATGCGCAGCACCGCTGCCAGCCGCACCATGATGGTTTCCGGTCTTACCATTCTGGCCTTCGTCGTCTACCACATCCTGCACTACACCGTGCGCAGCTTCCACGGCTTCGCCGACCTGCCGCTCGACCCACACGGCAACTTCGACGTCTACACCATGGTGATCCTCGGCTTCCAAAACGTGGCCTCCACCATCTTCTACATCGTCGGCATCAGCCTGCTTTGCTTCCACCTTTCGCACGGTGTGGCTTCGGTCTTCCAGACCCTCGGCCTGCGCAGCGACCGCTCAAAGAACCTCTTCCAGATCGTTGGCAAAGCCTACGCCGTCATCATCTGGCTCGCCTTCGCCGTGGTGCCACTCTCGATCCTGTTCGGATTCGTCACCCTCGACAAGTAA